One Thermoanaerobacter pseudethanolicus ATCC 33223 DNA window includes the following coding sequences:
- the purQ gene encoding phosphoribosylformylglycinamidine synthase subunit PurQ: protein MKFAVIVFPGSNCDVDCYYAVKDGLGEEVEYVWHQEKNLSKYDVIMLPGGFSYGDYLRAGAIARFSPVMEAVREEAEKGKFIIGICNGFQILTEAGLLPGALRKNEGLKFICNTVSIIVENDKTPFTTRLKKGQEILLPIAHGEGNYYVDDKTLKELKENNQIVFRYKENINGSVERIAGVINKKGNVLGMMPHPERAYAPLLGNTDGLYILGSIMDNFVKGGV, encoded by the coding sequence ATGAAATTTGCTGTTATAGTTTTTCCAGGGTCCAATTGCGATGTGGACTGCTATTATGCTGTTAAAGATGGGCTTGGGGAAGAAGTAGAATATGTATGGCATCAAGAAAAAAATTTGAGTAAGTACGATGTTATAATGTTACCAGGAGGATTTTCTTATGGTGATTATTTGAGGGCAGGAGCTATTGCTAGGTTTTCGCCTGTCATGGAGGCTGTCAGGGAAGAAGCAGAAAAAGGAAAATTTATTATAGGCATATGCAACGGATTTCAGATACTTACAGAAGCAGGGCTTTTGCCGGGTGCTTTGAGAAAAAATGAAGGTCTGAAATTTATTTGCAATACTGTCAGTATAATAGTTGAAAATGACAAAACTCCTTTTACTACAAGGCTTAAAAAAGGGCAGGAGATTTTACTTCCAATTGCTCATGGAGAAGGCAATTATTATGTAGATGACAAAACTTTAAAAGAACTAAAAGAAAACAATCAAATTGTTTTTAGGTACAAAGAAAATATCAACGGCTCTGTTGAGAGAATAGCCGGAGTTATAAATAAAAAAGGAAATGTTTTAGGAATGATGCCTCATCCAGAGAGAGCTTATGCCCCCTTGCTGGGTAATACTGACGGGCTTTATATCTTAGGGTCAATAATGGATAATTTTGTAAAAGGCGGGGTTTAA
- the purS gene encoding phosphoribosylformylglycinamidine synthase subunit PurS, with amino-acid sequence MLIAKVYITLKKGILDPQGKAVKGALYSLGYEEVKEVRVGKYIELTFEDGDLSLLKDKVDEMCKRILTNPIIEDYTFEIVEG; translated from the coding sequence GTGCTAATTGCAAAAGTCTATATAACTTTAAAAAAAGGAATACTTGACCCACAAGGAAAAGCAGTAAAGGGAGCTTTGTACTCATTAGGATACGAAGAAGTAAAAGAGGTACGGGTTGGGAAATATATAGAATTAACTTTTGAGGATGGCGATTTATCCCTCCTAAAGGACAAAGTAGATGAGATGTGCAAAAGGATACTGACAAACCCAATTATTGAAGATTACACCTTTGAAATTGTGGAGGGATAA
- the purC gene encoding phosphoribosylaminoimidazolesuccinocarboxamide synthase: MEKRELLYEGKAKKVYKTDEENLYIIEYKDDATAFNGLKKGTIAEKGIVNNKVSAILFALLDKNNVPTHYVKRLSDREMLVKKVEIFPLEVIVRNYAAGSICKRLGLEEGLKFKTPVLEFSYKNDELKDPMINEYHIQALELATKEEIEIMTGMTFKVNEILSEYFLSKDIILVDFKLEFGKSSEGILLADEISPDTCRFWDKNTMEKLDKDRFRKDLGKVEEAYLEILKRLGGM, translated from the coding sequence ATGGAAAAAAGAGAATTGCTTTATGAAGGAAAAGCCAAAAAAGTTTATAAGACAGATGAAGAGAATTTGTATATCATCGAATACAAAGATGATGCAACTGCTTTTAATGGCTTAAAGAAAGGCACAATTGCCGAAAAAGGTATAGTAAATAACAAAGTTTCTGCAATTTTATTTGCATTATTAGATAAAAATAATGTACCCACTCATTATGTGAAAAGACTTAGTGATAGAGAAATGTTGGTTAAAAAAGTTGAGATTTTTCCTTTAGAAGTTATCGTGAGAAATTACGCAGCAGGAAGTATTTGTAAAAGATTAGGCCTTGAAGAAGGACTAAAGTTTAAAACGCCTGTGTTAGAATTCTCCTATAAAAATGACGAATTGAAAGACCCAATGATTAATGAATATCACATACAAGCTCTCGAATTAGCCACCAAAGAAGAGATTGAAATTATGACAGGAATGACGTTTAAAGTCAACGAAATTTTGTCAGAATATTTTTTATCTAAAGACATTATTTTGGTAGATTTTAAATTAGAATTTGGGAAAAGTAGTGAAGGAATATTATTAGCTGATGAAATTTCTCCTGATACTTGCAGATTTTGGGACAAAAACACTATGGAAAAACTTGATAAAGATAGATTTAGAAAAGATTTGGGCAAAGTAGAAGAAGCATATTTAGAAATTTTAAAAAGACTTGGAGGTATGTAA
- the purE gene encoding 5-(carboxyamino)imidazole ribonucleotide mutase encodes MPKVAIVVGSKSDLPVVERCTKILEELEIPYDVKVLSAHRTPFETQEFAVNADKYYDIIIAGAGKAAHLPGVIASYTLLPVIGLPIKSSILDGLDSLLSIVQMPKGVPVATVAIDGAENAALLACHILSLKYTYLKKTLADYREKMAEEVLNN; translated from the coding sequence ATGCCTAAGGTGGCTATAGTTGTTGGAAGTAAATCTGATTTGCCTGTAGTTGAAAGATGTACAAAAATTCTTGAAGAACTTGAAATTCCCTATGATGTTAAAGTGCTGTCTGCCCATAGAACTCCCTTTGAGACACAAGAGTTTGCTGTGAATGCAGATAAATATTATGATATAATCATTGCAGGTGCTGGAAAAGCTGCTCATCTGCCTGGTGTTATTGCTTCTTATACACTCTTGCCTGTTATTGGCCTTCCAATAAAGTCTTCTATTTTAGATGGTCTTGACTCCCTTTTATCAATTGTTCAAATGCCCAAAGGTGTGCCTGTTGCAACAGTAGCCATAGATGGAGCAGAAAATGCAGCACTTTTAGCTTGTCATATTCTCTCTTTGAAATATACTTATTTAAAGAAGACCTTAGCTGATTATAGGGAGAAAATGGCTGAAGAAGTGTTAAACAATTAA
- a CDS encoding NCS2 family permease, with amino-acid sequence MEKVSKVRNKNSLENLANRIWRLENYNTNVKTEILAGITTFITMAYIMFVNPIILKEAGMDAGAVFVATCLSAAIGTFMMAFYANYPFAQAPGMGLNAFFTYTVVLTMGYTWQQALAAVFFSGIIFILITLFGIREMIVDAIPMSLKYAVSGGIGLFIAFIGLKNAGIIVANQATYIGFGDLTNPGTLLAIAGLFITAILMSRNIKGSILLGILITTVLGLFTGIVKLPSDFSVIKMPPSLAPTFLKLDIKGLLGIGENIGFISLVTSVLYVVLSFAFVDLFDTIGTFIGTGSKAGMLDENGKMPNMKKGLMSDAIATTIGSLLGTSTVTTYVESAAGIAEGGRTGLTAFVTGILFLVALFFSPIALLVPTEATAPALIIVGVLMMGSIKKINFEDFTEAMPAFLTIIAMPFTFSIANGIAAGLIAYPIVKIASGKAKEIHPMVYFLAILFILRFITLSE; translated from the coding sequence ATGGAAAAGGTGAGTAAAGTGAGGAACAAAAATTCTTTAGAAAATCTAGCAAATAGGATATGGAGATTAGAAAACTATAATACCAATGTAAAAACAGAGATATTAGCTGGGATTACCACATTTATAACAATGGCTTATATTATGTTTGTGAATCCCATTATACTAAAAGAAGCAGGGATGGACGCAGGAGCGGTATTTGTAGCTACTTGTCTTTCAGCAGCTATTGGAACTTTCATGATGGCTTTTTATGCTAATTACCCATTTGCACAGGCTCCAGGTATGGGACTTAACGCTTTTTTTACCTATACTGTTGTTTTGACAATGGGTTATACCTGGCAACAGGCTTTGGCTGCAGTTTTCTTTTCAGGAATTATATTTATTTTGATTACTTTGTTTGGAATACGGGAAATGATTGTTGATGCTATACCTATGTCTTTAAAATATGCAGTAAGTGGAGGAATAGGTTTATTTATAGCTTTTATTGGACTTAAAAATGCTGGTATAATCGTGGCAAATCAAGCAACTTACATTGGATTTGGTGATTTGACTAATCCTGGGACACTTCTTGCCATTGCGGGTCTTTTTATAACAGCCATATTAATGTCGAGAAATATCAAAGGATCTATACTTCTTGGAATATTAATTACTACAGTATTGGGACTTTTTACTGGAATAGTGAAATTACCTTCTGATTTTAGTGTAATTAAAATGCCACCAAGTCTTGCACCAACATTTCTTAAACTTGATATAAAAGGGCTTTTGGGAATTGGTGAGAATATTGGCTTTATTTCTTTAGTTACAAGTGTGCTATATGTAGTGTTGTCGTTTGCTTTTGTAGATTTATTTGATACCATAGGGACCTTTATAGGAACAGGATCAAAAGCAGGAATGTTAGATGAAAATGGCAAAATGCCTAATATGAAAAAAGGACTAATGTCGGATGCTATTGCCACCACGATAGGGTCACTTTTAGGAACTTCTACTGTGACTACTTACGTTGAGAGTGCTGCAGGTATTGCAGAAGGTGGTAGAACGGGACTTACTGCTTTTGTGACAGGTATTTTGTTCTTGGTAGCATTGTTTTTCTCACCAATAGCTTTACTTGTTCCTACAGAGGCAACTGCTCCTGCTCTTATTATTGTTGGAGTTTTGATGATGGGTTCTATTAAGAAGATAAATTTTGAAGATTTTACAGAGGCTATGCCAGCTTTTCTTACTATAATTGCTATGCCTTTCACTTTTAGCATTGCCAATGGTATTGCTGCAGGTCTTATTGCATATCCTATTGTAAAAATTGCTTCAGGAAAAGCAAAAGAAATTCATCCAATGGTTTATTTTCTTGCAATTTTATTCATATTGAGATTTATAACTTTATCAGAGTGA
- the guaA gene encoding glutamine-hydrolyzing GMP synthase — protein MGIKREVVLVLDFGGQYTQLIARRIREANVFCEIVPYNISPEEIRKKEPKGIVLSGGPASVYAKNAPKCDKEIFELGYPVLGICYGAQLMTELLGGKVAPAPVKEYGKTEIVLNNTIPLFKGIERDTVVWMSHTDHIELPPPDFKVVASTDNCPIAAIANVEKKLYAVQFHPEVSHTHRGTEIIRNFLFEVCDCAADWTMDSLIEQTVKEIKAKVGKHKAVCALSGGVDSSVAAVLVDRAIHDQLVCIFVDTGLLRKNEGDMVIETFRKNYDMNIIRVDAKDRFLSRLKGVTDPEEKRKIIGNVFIEVFKEEALKIGDVKFLVQGTLYPDVIESGNGVSSTIKSHHNVGGLPEDIGFELIEPLRMLFKDEVRQVGKELGIPEEILYRQPFPGPGLAVRILGEVTEEKLEILRQADSIVLREMKKFGWYNKVWQSFAVLPGIKSVGVMGDERTYAYAIILRVVDSYDGMTADWTKLPYEILESISTSITNEVPGVNRVLYDITSKPPATIEWE, from the coding sequence CACAATTAATTGCGAGAAGAATAAGAGAAGCAAATGTCTTTTGCGAGATTGTTCCTTACAATATTTCTCCAGAGGAGATACGAAAAAAAGAGCCAAAGGGAATTGTGCTTTCTGGAGGACCTGCCAGTGTATATGCAAAAAATGCTCCTAAATGCGATAAGGAAATTTTTGAGTTAGGCTATCCTGTATTAGGTATATGTTATGGTGCACAACTTATGACAGAGCTTTTAGGCGGAAAAGTTGCGCCAGCACCTGTGAAGGAATATGGCAAGACAGAAATTGTCTTAAATAATACTATTCCTTTGTTTAAAGGGATAGAAAGAGACACTGTTGTTTGGATGAGCCATACTGACCACATAGAACTTCCTCCTCCAGATTTTAAGGTAGTAGCCTCTACTGACAATTGTCCTATCGCAGCGATTGCGAATGTAGAAAAGAAATTGTATGCGGTTCAATTCCATCCTGAAGTTTCACACACTCATAGAGGAACAGAGATTATAAGAAATTTCCTTTTTGAAGTATGTGATTGCGCGGCAGATTGGACAATGGATTCTTTGATTGAGCAGACAGTAAAGGAAATAAAAGCGAAAGTAGGAAAACACAAAGCTGTATGTGCTCTGTCTGGTGGTGTAGATTCTTCAGTGGCTGCTGTTTTAGTAGACAGAGCCATTCACGACCAATTGGTGTGCATTTTTGTTGATACAGGGCTTTTAAGGAAAAACGAAGGAGATATGGTTATTGAAACTTTTAGAAAAAATTATGACATGAACATAATCCGGGTAGATGCAAAGGATAGATTTTTGTCACGACTTAAGGGAGTTACGGATCCAGAAGAAAAGAGAAAAATTATTGGTAATGTTTTTATAGAAGTTTTTAAAGAAGAAGCTTTAAAGATAGGAGATGTGAAATTTTTGGTGCAGGGTACTTTGTATCCTGATGTAATAGAAAGTGGCAATGGCGTGTCTTCTACTATTAAAAGTCACCACAATGTTGGAGGTTTGCCTGAAGATATAGGTTTTGAACTTATTGAACCTTTGAGGATGCTTTTTAAAGACGAAGTAAGGCAAGTAGGTAAAGAATTAGGAATCCCTGAGGAAATATTGTATAGGCAGCCTTTCCCTGGACCAGGCCTTGCAGTCAGAATTCTTGGAGAAGTTACAGAAGAAAAGTTAGAAATTTTGAGACAAGCTGACAGCATAGTTCTAAGAGAGATGAAAAAATTTGGATGGTATAATAAAGTGTGGCAGTCATTTGCTGTATTGCCTGGAATAAAGAGCGTTGGTGTTATGGGTGATGAAAGGACATACGCTTATGCGATAATTTTGAGGGTAGTAGATAGCTACGACGGGATGACGGCGGATTGGACAAAGCTTCCTTATGAAATTTTAGAAAGTATATCTACTAGCATTACTAATGAAGTTCCAGGAGTAAATCGAGTGCTTTACGACATTACTTCTAAACCTCCTGCTACCATAGAATGGGAATAA